The following DNA comes from Janthinobacterium sp. TB1-E2.
GTTCGGTCATGTTTCTCTCCATGCCGTCAGGGTATGCGTGTGCATGGTGCACAAACCCTGCGGTGGGTTATCAAAAAACTTGCCGGGGCACGCAACAGGCGCAATATGCGCAAACTATACGGGTGCAACCGGCAGCAATCGTAACGGCTCGGCCCTTAAGCCTGCCAGGATTGCCAGCGTCGCCAAAGCCAGGCCTCAATCGAGCCGGTTTGGGTGACATTGTGTTTTTTGATGAGAAACGTGTTCACGATATGGTGGTGGGTTTGGTCAGTATGCCGGTTAGTTTTGCATGCTAATAAAACGGGCTGCTTCGAGCAGTGTCTTTACTATACCATCGGAATCGGTATCGTGTATAGAGTGTCCGTGATTGTAGCCATACGGTACCGTCAGTACGGGACAAGCCGCAGCCCTGGCCGCTTGCGCGTCGTTCGAGGAGTCGCCGATGGCCACCACTTTTGATGGCGCCAGGTCGAAGTCCGCGCACACTTGCAGCAGCGGCAGCGGGTCCGGTTTCTTCCTCGGCAGCGAATCGCCGCCGTAGACGATCTCGAAATACTGGTGGAGGTTTTTCAGTTTCAGCAGGGGCAGGGCGAAGGCGATCGGCTTGTTGGTGACGCAGGCCAGGCGCAGGCCCGCCGCCTTCATCGCCGCCAGCCCCGCTTCCACGTCCGGGTACAGGGTGCTGAACTGGCCGTTGATGGCCAGGTAGTGGCGCTGGTAGCCGTCCATCGCCTGCTCGAAACGCTGTTCCACGCCGGCCGCATCGAAGTCGAGCGCCAGCACGGTGCGGATCAGGTTTTCCGAGCCCTTGCCGACCATCAGCTTGATGGCGTCGGCGCTGATGGGCGCCAGGTCCAGCTCGGCGCGCATGCCGTTGATGGCGACATGAAAATCGGGCACGGTGTCGAGCATCGTGCCATCGAGGTCGATGATGGCGGCGCGCACGCCGGCCAGTACATGGTCTTTCACCGTGCCCGCTTGCATCAGGCGCCCTTGACGGCTGCCAGCTCGGCGCGCATGGCGTCGATGACGGCTTTGTAGTCGGGCTTGCCGAAGATGGCCGAGCCGGCGACGAAGGTGTCGGCGCCGGCAGCGGCGGCAGCGGCGATGTTGTCGATCTTGATGCCGCCATCGACTTCCAGCATGATGTCACGGCCCGATTCGTCGATCATG
Coding sequences within:
- a CDS encoding phosphoglycolate phosphatase: MQAGTVKDHVLAGVRAAIIDLDGTMLDTVPDFHVAINGMRAELDLAPISADAIKLMVGKGSENLIRTVLALDFDAAGVEQRFEQAMDGYQRHYLAINGQFSTLYPDVEAGLAAMKAAGLRLACVTNKPIAFALPLLKLKNLHQYFEIVYGGDSLPRKKPDPLPLLQVCADFDLAPSKVVAIGDSSNDAQAARAAACPVLTVPYGYNHGHSIHDTDSDGIVKTLLEAARFISMQN